One region of Arvicola amphibius chromosome 3, mArvAmp1.2, whole genome shotgun sequence genomic DNA includes:
- the Chordc1 gene encoding cysteine and histidine-rich domain-containing protein 1, which translates to MALLCYNRGCGQRFDPETNADDACTYHPGVPVFHDALKGWSCCKRRTTDFSDFLSIVGCTKGRHNSEKPPEPVKPEVKTTEKKELSELKPKFQEHIIQAPKPVEAIKRPSPDEPMTNLELKISASLKQALDKLKLSSGNEEDKKEEDSDEIKIGTSCKNGGCSKTYQGLQSLDEVCVYHSGVPIFHEGMKYWSCCRRKTSDFNTFLAQEGCTTGKHVWTKKDAGKKVVPCRHDWHQTGGEVTISVYAKNSLPELSQVEANSTLLNVHIVFEGEKEFHQNVKLWGVIDVKRSYVTMTATKIEITMRKAEPMQWASLELPTAKKQEKQKEEIAD; encoded by the exons ATGGCGCTTCTGTGTTACAACCGCGGCTGCGGCCAGCGTTTCGACCCGGAGACTAATGCGGACG ATGCTTGCACGTACCACCCAGGTGTACCTGTATTTCATGACGCCCTGAAG ggTTGGTCCTGCTGTAAGAGAAGAACGACTGATTTTTCTGACTTCTTAAGCATTGTA GGATGTACAAAAGGTAGACATAACAGTGAGAAGCCACCTGAACCAGTCAAGCCTGAAGTCAAGACTACGGAGAAGAAAGAGCTGTCTGAATTAAAACCCAAATTTCAGGAACACATCATTCAAGCCCCTAAACCAGTAGAAGCAATAAAAAGGCCAAG CCCAGATGAGCCAATGACAAACTTGGAATTAAAAATATCTGCTTCCCTAAAACAAGCACTTGATAAACTTAAACTGTCATCAGGGAATGAAGAAGATAAGAAAG AAGAAGACAGTGATGAAATTAAGATTGGGACTTCTTGTAAAAATGGAGGGTGTTCAAAG acaTACCAGGGTCTACAGAGTCTTGACGAAGTCTGTGTGTATCATTCTGGAGTACCTATTTTCCATGAGGG GATGAAATATTGGAGCTGCTGTAGAAGAAAAACCTCAGATTTTAATACATTCTTAGCCCAGGAGGGCTGCACAACAGGGAAACATGTGTGGACTAAAAAAGATGCG GGGAAGAAAGTTGTTCCATGTAGACATGACTGGCATCAGACTGGGGGTGAAGTTACCATCTCAGTGTATGCTAAGAATTCACTGCCAGAGCTCAGCCAGGTGGAGGCAAACAGTACACTG TTAAATGTTCACATTGTatttgaaggagagaaggaaTTTCATCAAAATGTGAAACTGTGGGGT GTGATTGATGTTAAGCGGAGTTATGTAACCATGACTGCAACCAAGATTGAGATCACCATGAGAAAGGCGGAGCCCATGCAGTGGGCCAGTCTTGAACTGCCCACAGCCAAAAAgcaggagaaacaaaaagaagaaattgcaGATTGA
- the LOC119809063 gene encoding eukaryotic translation initiation factor 1-like has protein sequence MSAIQNLNSFDPFADASKGDDLLPAGTEDYIHIRIQQRNGRKTLTTVQGIADDYDKKKLVKAFKKKFACNGTVIEHPEYGEVIQLQGDQRKNICQFLIEIGRAKDDQLKVHGF, from the coding sequence ATGTCTGCTATTCAGAACCTCAACTCTTTCGACCCCTTTGCTGATGCAAGTAAGGGTGATGACCTGCTTCCTGCTGGCACTGAGGATTATATCCATATAAGAATTCAACAGAGAAACGGCAGGAAGACCCTTACCACAGTCCAAGGGATCGCTGATGATTACGATAAAAAGAAACTAGTGAAGGCGTTTAAGAAGAAATTTGCCTGCAATGGTACTGTAATTGAGCATCCAGAATATGGAGAAGTAATTCAGCTACAGGGTGACCAGCGCAAGAACATATGCCAGTTCCTAATAGAGATTGGACGGGCTAAGGACGATCAGCTGAAGGTTCATGGGTTTTAA